In one Umezawaea sp. Da 62-37 genomic region, the following are encoded:
- a CDS encoding glycoside hydrolase family 3 C-terminal domain-containing protein codes for MSPIEAALAALDLETKVSLLAGQDVWSLPAVPHIGLGSLVMSDGPIGVRGTDWTPDDPAIVLPSPTALAATWDPELARRVGRLLAQEARRKGVHVLLAPTVNLHRTPLGGRHFECYSEDPLLTAQIGVGYVTGVQDGGVSATVKHFVANDSETARFVLDAAVDDRTLRELYLAPFEAVVGAGVWAVMSAYNGVNGHTMSENGLLQNGLLKDEWGFDGVVVSDWTAAKTTAGTALGGLDIAMPGPGNPYGAKLVEAVRAGEVPESVVDEMVRRVLRLASRVGLLDGVDPVVSELPARIDGDALAKEVAERSFVLLRNDGTLPLASPTVAVIGMAAEQARILGGGSVHVFPPHVVSPLDGLRDRGVELVYEPGVDPWTKLPAASGPEWTDPETGEAGLRMVFRDAQGGELGRTLLAEAQTGWIGRMPVEMDSSLLDTVEVTALFRPLVFGEHRFGVAGIGDFVLTVDGEVLFDDKQVAYDDDPAAGILLHPETQVTAEVNGPVLVSLHHRVWVRPGLGTVVGLTLGHAEPGPTDDELIDRAVAAAASAQVAVVVVATTEEVESEGFDRRSLALPGRQDDMVAAVAAVNPRTVVVVNAGSPVEMPWLDDVAAVLLTWFPGQEAGAALAAVLFGDAEPAGRLPTTWPARKDDAPVLDVDPVDGVLTYREGLFIGYRAWQGRQVRPAFWFGHGLGYTTWSYESVGITADSTVTVRLCNTGTRPGREVVQVYLVPQTPLPDRPTRWLAGFASVSADAGETVTATVALLRRAVQGWDDGAWRTLTGTYVVEIGHDYGDTRLTAELEVT; via the coding sequence ATGAGCCCGATCGAGGCCGCACTGGCCGCACTCGACCTCGAGACGAAGGTGAGCCTGCTCGCGGGGCAGGACGTCTGGTCGCTCCCGGCGGTCCCGCACATCGGCCTCGGATCGCTGGTCATGTCGGACGGCCCCATCGGCGTCCGCGGCACCGACTGGACCCCGGACGACCCGGCGATCGTGCTGCCGAGCCCCACCGCGCTCGCCGCGACCTGGGACCCGGAGCTGGCCAGGCGCGTCGGCCGCCTGCTCGCCCAGGAGGCCCGCCGCAAGGGCGTGCACGTGCTGCTCGCGCCGACCGTGAACCTGCACCGCACCCCGTTGGGCGGTAGGCACTTCGAGTGCTACTCCGAGGACCCGCTGCTCACCGCGCAGATCGGCGTCGGCTACGTCACCGGTGTGCAGGACGGCGGCGTCAGCGCGACCGTGAAGCACTTCGTCGCCAACGACTCCGAGACCGCGCGCTTCGTCCTCGACGCCGCCGTGGACGACCGCACCCTCCGCGAGCTGTACCTCGCCCCGTTCGAGGCCGTCGTCGGCGCGGGCGTGTGGGCGGTCATGTCCGCCTACAACGGCGTCAACGGGCACACCATGTCCGAGAACGGCCTGCTGCAGAACGGCCTGCTCAAGGACGAGTGGGGTTTCGACGGCGTGGTCGTGTCCGACTGGACGGCCGCCAAGACCACCGCCGGGACCGCCCTGGGCGGCCTGGACATCGCGATGCCCGGACCGGGCAACCCCTACGGCGCCAAGCTCGTGGAGGCCGTGCGCGCGGGCGAGGTCCCCGAATCCGTGGTGGACGAGATGGTCCGCCGCGTCCTGCGCCTGGCCAGCCGCGTCGGGCTGCTCGACGGCGTCGACCCGGTCGTGTCGGAATTGCCCGCCAGGATCGACGGCGACGCGCTGGCCAAGGAGGTCGCCGAGCGCTCCTTCGTGCTGCTGCGCAACGACGGCACCCTGCCGCTGGCCTCCCCGACCGTGGCCGTGATCGGCATGGCCGCCGAGCAGGCCCGCATCCTCGGCGGCGGCAGCGTCCACGTGTTCCCGCCGCACGTCGTGTCCCCTTTGGACGGTCTGCGCGACCGGGGCGTCGAACTTGTCTACGAACCCGGCGTCGACCCGTGGACGAAGCTGCCCGCCGCGTCCGGTCCGGAGTGGACGGACCCGGAGACCGGAGAAGCGGGGCTGCGCATGGTGTTCCGCGACGCCCAGGGCGGTGAACTCGGCCGCACGTTGCTCGCGGAGGCCCAGACGGGGTGGATCGGCAGGATGCCGGTCGAGATGGACAGCTCGCTGCTCGACACCGTCGAGGTCACCGCGCTGTTCCGTCCGCTGGTGTTCGGCGAGCACCGCTTCGGCGTGGCGGGCATCGGCGACTTCGTGCTGACCGTCGACGGCGAGGTCCTGTTCGACGACAAGCAGGTCGCCTACGACGACGACCCCGCCGCCGGTATCCTGCTGCACCCGGAAACCCAGGTCACCGCCGAGGTCAACGGCCCCGTGCTGGTCTCGCTGCACCACCGGGTGTGGGTCCGTCCCGGCCTCGGCACCGTCGTCGGCCTCACCCTCGGCCACGCCGAACCGGGCCCCACCGACGACGAGCTGATCGACCGCGCCGTGGCCGCCGCCGCGTCCGCCCAGGTGGCCGTCGTCGTGGTCGCGACCACCGAGGAGGTCGAGTCCGAGGGCTTCGACCGCCGCTCGCTCGCGCTGCCGGGGCGGCAGGACGACATGGTGGCCGCCGTCGCCGCGGTCAACCCGCGGACCGTCGTGGTCGTCAACGCCGGGTCCCCGGTGGAGATGCCCTGGCTCGACGACGTCGCCGCCGTGCTGCTCACCTGGTTCCCCGGCCAGGAGGCGGGCGCCGCGCTCGCCGCCGTCCTGTTCGGCGACGCCGAGCCCGCGGGCCGCCTGCCCACGACGTGGCCCGCCCGCAAGGACGACGCCCCCGTGCTCGACGTCGACCCCGTGGACGGCGTGCTCACCTACCGGGAGGGCCTGTTCATCGGCTACCGCGCCTGGCAGGGCCGCCAGGTCCGCCCCGCGTTCTGGTTCGGCCACGGGCTCGGCTACACGACGTGGTCCTACGAGTCGGTCGGGATCACCGCCGACTCCACCGTCACCGTCCGCCTCTGCAACACCGGCACCCGCCCCGGCCGCGAGGTCGTCCAGGTGTACCTCGTCCCGCAGACCCCGCTGCCCGACCGCCCGACCCGCTGGCTGGCGGGCTTCGCGTCCGTGTCGGCGGACGCGGGGGAGACGGTCACGGCGACGGTGGCGCTGCTGAGGCGGGCCGTTCAGGGCTGGGACGACGGCGCGTGGCGGACGTTGACGGGGACCTACGTCGTCGAGATCGGCCACGACTACGGCGACACCCGCCTGACGGCCGAACTGGAGGTCACGTGA
- a CDS encoding class I SAM-dependent methyltransferase, translating into MTDLPADWAAWRGRVDVSSYDDRWQRMAEAGHDPHGEAALVMSYSPRSVLDGGCGTGRVGIELARRGVRVVGVDFDGDMITAARAKAPELRWERAGLEVMALAETFDVVVLAGNVIPYVAPDVRAAAVAACAAHLVPGGRLVAGFQLRPDWPALVDYDGWCAAAGLRAEDRWSTWDREPYTGGNYAVSVHTIE; encoded by the coding sequence GTGACCGACCTGCCCGCCGACTGGGCGGCCTGGCGCGGCCGCGTCGACGTCTCGTCCTACGACGACCGCTGGCAGCGGATGGCCGAGGCGGGCCACGACCCGCACGGCGAGGCGGCGCTGGTCATGTCGTACTCACCGCGGTCGGTGCTCGACGGCGGCTGCGGCACCGGCCGGGTGGGCATCGAACTGGCGCGGCGGGGCGTGCGAGTGGTCGGCGTCGACTTCGACGGGGACATGATCACCGCCGCTCGCGCCAAGGCGCCTGAGCTGCGGTGGGAGCGGGCGGGGTTGGAGGTCATGGCGCTGGCCGAGACCTTCGACGTCGTCGTGCTCGCGGGCAACGTGATCCCGTACGTCGCCCCGGACGTGCGCGCTGCCGCTGTGGCGGCTTGTGCGGCTCACTTGGTGCCGGGTGGGCGGCTGGTCGCGGGCTTCCAGTTGCGCCCGGACTGGCCCGCGTTGGTTGACTACGACGGCTGGTGCGCGGCTGCCGGGCTACGCGCGGAGGACCGCTGGTCCACGTGGGACCGCGAGCCGTACACGGGCGGGAACTACGCGGTCAGCGTGCACACGATCGAGTGA
- a CDS encoding response regulator: MSDALSVVDVLLVEDDPGDALMTQEAFEHHKIKNSLHIVRDGVEALQFLRREGEHANAPRPGLILLDLNLPRMDGREVLAEVKADERLRSIPVVVLTTSEAEEDILRSYNLHANAYVTKPVDFDRFIEVVRQIDDFFVTVVKLPR; encoded by the coding sequence ATGAGTGATGCACTGAGCGTGGTAGACGTCCTGCTGGTCGAGGACGACCCCGGCGACGCGTTGATGACGCAGGAGGCGTTCGAGCACCACAAGATCAAGAACTCACTGCACATCGTCCGCGACGGCGTCGAGGCCCTCCAGTTCCTGCGGCGCGAGGGCGAACACGCCAACGCCCCCAGGCCCGGCCTCATCCTGCTCGACCTCAACCTGCCCCGGATGGACGGGCGCGAGGTGCTGGCCGAGGTCAAGGCCGACGAGCGCCTGCGCTCCATCCCCGTGGTCGTGCTGACGACCTCGGAGGCGGAGGAGGACATCCTGCGCAGCTACAACCTGCACGCCAACGCCTACGTCACCAAGCCGGTGGACTTCGACCGGTTCATCGAGGTCGTCAGGCAGATCGACGACTTCTTCGTGACCGTCGTGAAGTTGCCGAGGTGA
- a CDS encoding ATP-binding protein, producing the protein MTTPDYTTRWPAKRLLFAAVAILILVSGGAVGAVAVSLSQLTDARLLVLEQIGPARRHVQELSTAFVNQETGVRGFALSGRDDFLAPYTSGQADERAALDNARGRLGSTKPEYSAALDQIEQYAIEWRGSYAEPLIAQVRARGPNAAAASTDQGKELFDRLRGAADDLEGKMAVDVDAARAKLDNAANVVLWVTMSVGALLILLIAIVAIVLYRILIAPLAGLAEQVRVVSSGDFAKQVDVPGPREIVMLGHDIDAMRLRILGDLESVREAHERLDTQSKELQRSNAELEQFAYVASHDLQEPLRKVASFCQLLERRYGGQLDERADQYIGFAVDGAKRMQVLINDLLAFSRVGRMAREHTIVDLGELVNQVVGSLSPAIQEAEASIDVPADLPSVRGEASLLGGVFQNLIGNALKFHGTEKPEVRLTVERTDGFWTFTCRDNGIGIDSEYAERIFVIFQRLHHKDAYPGTGIGLAMCRKIIEYHGGTIWLDTDQDTGTTFRFTLPVVEESETPNE; encoded by the coding sequence ATGACCACCCCGGACTACACGACGAGGTGGCCCGCCAAACGGCTGCTGTTCGCCGCCGTGGCGATCCTCATCCTCGTGTCGGGCGGGGCGGTGGGCGCTGTCGCGGTGTCGCTGTCCCAGCTCACCGACGCGCGGCTGCTCGTCCTGGAGCAGATCGGCCCGGCCAGGCGGCACGTGCAGGAGCTGTCGACCGCGTTCGTCAACCAGGAGACCGGCGTGCGGGGCTTCGCGCTCAGCGGCCGTGACGACTTCCTGGCCCCCTACACGTCCGGTCAGGCCGACGAGCGGGCCGCGCTCGACAACGCCCGCGGCAGGCTCGGGTCGACCAAGCCGGAGTACAGCGCGGCGCTGGACCAGATCGAGCAGTACGCGATCGAGTGGCGCGGCAGCTACGCCGAGCCCCTGATCGCCCAGGTCCGCGCCCGGGGCCCCAACGCCGCGGCGGCGTCGACCGACCAGGGCAAGGAGTTGTTCGACCGGCTGCGCGGCGCCGCCGACGACCTCGAGGGCAAGATGGCCGTCGACGTCGACGCGGCGCGCGCGAAGCTCGACAACGCCGCGAACGTCGTGCTCTGGGTGACCATGAGCGTGGGCGCGCTGCTGATCCTGCTGATCGCCATCGTCGCGATCGTGCTGTACCGGATCCTCATCGCCCCCCTGGCGGGCCTGGCGGAGCAGGTGCGCGTGGTCTCGTCGGGCGACTTCGCCAAGCAGGTCGACGTGCCGGGCCCCCGCGAGATCGTGATGCTCGGCCACGACATCGACGCCATGCGCCTGCGGATCCTCGGCGACCTGGAGTCCGTCCGCGAGGCCCACGAGCGGCTGGACACCCAGTCCAAGGAGCTCCAGCGCTCCAACGCCGAGCTGGAGCAGTTCGCCTACGTCGCGTCGCACGACCTCCAGGAGCCGCTGCGCAAGGTCGCGAGCTTCTGCCAGCTGCTGGAGCGCCGCTACGGCGGGCAGCTCGACGAGCGCGCCGACCAGTACATCGGCTTCGCCGTCGACGGCGCCAAGCGGATGCAGGTGCTGATCAACGACCTGCTCGCCTTCTCGCGGGTCGGCCGCATGGCCCGCGAGCACACCATCGTCGACCTGGGCGAACTCGTGAACCAGGTCGTGGGATCGCTGTCCCCCGCCATCCAGGAGGCGGAGGCCTCGATCGACGTCCCCGCCGACCTGCCATCGGTGCGGGGCGAGGCGTCGCTGCTCGGCGGGGTGTTCCAGAACCTCATCGGCAACGCGCTGAAGTTCCACGGCACCGAGAAGCCGGAGGTGCGCCTGACCGTCGAGCGCACCGACGGGTTCTGGACGTTCACCTGCCGCGACAACGGCATCGGGATCGACTCCGAGTACGCCGAACGGATCTTCGTCATCTTCCAGCGGCTGCACCACAAGGACGCATATCCCGGTACGGGTATCGGTCTCGCGATGTGTCGCAAGATCATCGAGTACCACGGTGGCACCATCTGGTTGGACACCGACCAGGACACCGGCACCACCTTCCGTTTCACCCTGCCCGTCGTCGAGGAATCCGAGACCCCCAATGAGTGA
- a CDS encoding SpoIIE family protein phosphatase produces the protein MPSLTEADQVVLSTRPVRVLLVEDDEGDAVLVEALLEEVDALVELTRARSLQEAEKLLPHADCVLLDLGLPDTTGLDGLRRLLALSSPAAILVLTGLTDERQGTRAVAAGAQDYLVKDQVDGALLMRGIRYAVERKHAEETARLLRDEQLHAAEKTRLERGLLPSPIMHGEDLALETRYRPGGSRMLLGGDFFDAVRLPDGTLQVIIGDVCGHGPDEAALGVCLRIAWRALVLAEQEPWKVLRTLHQILVHERHQPGLFTTVCMLTISPDRRWARVYLAGHPEPMLLVGDRIVELPRDRAGLPLGVLADSTWSGLDVPLPPGWSLMLYTDGLVEGRVVGDPERLGSERLISLIEGMAGQEPDWPRRQAWLLDTLISKVEALNGGELDDDMAVLLLSERTR, from the coding sequence GTGCCCAGCCTCACCGAAGCGGATCAGGTCGTCCTCTCGACCCGACCTGTGCGCGTGCTGCTCGTCGAAGACGACGAGGGCGACGCCGTGCTGGTCGAGGCGCTGCTGGAGGAAGTGGACGCGCTGGTCGAGCTGACCCGCGCGCGCAGTCTCCAGGAAGCCGAGAAGCTCCTCCCGCACGCCGACTGCGTACTGCTCGACCTCGGGCTGCCCGACACCACCGGCCTGGACGGGCTGCGCCGCCTGCTCGCCCTCTCCTCCCCCGCCGCGATCCTCGTGCTGACCGGCCTCACCGACGAGCGCCAGGGCACCAGGGCCGTCGCGGCCGGCGCCCAGGACTACCTGGTCAAGGACCAGGTCGACGGCGCGCTGCTGATGCGCGGCATCCGCTACGCCGTCGAGCGCAAGCACGCCGAGGAGACCGCGCGCCTGCTGCGCGACGAGCAGCTGCACGCCGCCGAGAAGACCCGCCTGGAACGCGGCCTGCTGCCGTCGCCGATCATGCACGGCGAGGACCTGGCGCTGGAGACCCGCTACCGGCCGGGCGGCAGCCGGATGCTGCTCGGCGGCGACTTCTTCGACGCGGTGCGGCTGCCCGACGGCACCCTCCAGGTCATCATCGGCGACGTCTGCGGCCACGGCCCCGACGAGGCCGCGCTCGGCGTGTGCCTGCGCATAGCGTGGCGCGCGCTCGTGCTGGCCGAGCAGGAGCCGTGGAAGGTGCTGCGCACGCTGCACCAGATCCTGGTGCACGAACGCCACCAGCCCGGCCTGTTCACCACCGTGTGCATGCTGACCATCTCGCCGGACCGCCGCTGGGCGCGCGTGTACCTGGCGGGCCACCCGGAGCCGATGCTGCTGGTCGGCGACCGGATCGTGGAACTGCCCCGCGACCGGGCAGGCCTGCCGCTCGGCGTGCTGGCGGACAGCACGTGGAGCGGCCTGGACGTGCCGCTGCCGCCCGGCTGGTCGCTGATGCTCTACACCGACGGCCTGGTCGAGGGCCGGGTCGTGGGCGATCCGGAGCGGCTCGGGTCGGAACGGCTCATCTCGCTGATCGAGGGCATGGCCGGGCAGGAGCCGGACTGGCCGCGCAGGCAGGCCTGGCTGCTCGACACCCTCATCTCCAAGGTCGAAGCGCTCAACGGCGGTGAGCTGGACGACGACATGGCCGTCCTGCTCCTCTCGGAAAGGACCCGATGA